A stretch of Bos mutus isolate GX-2022 chromosome 8, NWIPB_WYAK_1.1, whole genome shotgun sequence DNA encodes these proteins:
- the HEMGN gene encoding hemogen, whose amino-acid sequence MDLGKDQSLSKLHQTPDHHQEETHVPEVIGTWSLRNREQLRKRKAEAQEKQTSQWQYREKKHKRQRTGKRSERGRKRQQNTEMKVELPSQLEKEMMEKAPAPGEKEIEPPGSVTEVLLPAVSPQRVAPAKHLSEVGQESVTLQENSSEYQETAVQNQPSEICQDMAESEDLSPKMCREIAIFQDQPFKMFRNMAQPEDVSPKTCQEDIAAKVLSSKTSEDTTDLEECSLEAHPKPDMPKASTLETYQKRPEPEEPDSETGQGIVETESFVSNTQQEMAVPKELATEIHQETVEPEHFSHKIYKEIAMSKDPSHKTTQETSVPDKYPPEMYQETPGSEEYSLEIYQETPGPEAYAPEIYQETPGPEDLSTKTYKDKDVPKECFPKLYQEIGGPQDQDSKAHQEDAKDVYTFPQEMKENPKAEEPEIIEIPNVPQESNPENDIYSYVLF is encoded by the exons ATGGATTTGGGAAAAGACCAGTCTCTCTCAAAGCTCCATCAGACACCTGATCATCATCAAGAAGAGACCCATGTTCCAG AAGTCATTGGAACTTGGAGTCTGCGAAACAGAGAGcaactcagaaaaagaaaagctgaagcaCAAGAAAAGCAAACTTCACAATGGCAATATCG AGAGAAAAAACACAAGCGGCAAAGAACAGGGAAAAGAAGcgaaagaggcagaaagagacaacaaaatacagaaatgaagGTAGAGCTTCCATcacaattagaaaaggaaatgatggAGAAAGCGCCAGCACCTGGAGAGAAAGAAATCGAGCCACCTGGGAGTGTGACCGAAGTTCTCCTTCCGGCAGTGTCCCCACAAAGAGTTGCGCCTGCGAAACATCTTTCTGAAGTAGGTCAAGAAAGTGTTACCCTTCAGGAAAATTCTTCTGAGTACCAAGAAACAGCAGTACAAAACCAACCTTCTGAAATATGCCAAGATATGGCTGAATCTGAAGACCTCTCTCCTAAAATGTGCCGAGAAATAGCTATATTTCAAGACCAGCCTTTCAAAATGTTCCGTAATATGGCTCAGCCTGAAGACGTCTCTCCTAAAACATGCCAAGAAGACATTGCAGCCAAAGTCCTTTCTTCGAAAACATCTGAAGATACAACTGACCTGGAGGAATGCTCTCTTGAAGCACATCCCAAACCAGATATGCCCAAAGCCTCCACTCTTGAAACATACCAGAAAAGACCTGAGCCTGAGGAACCCGATTCTGAAACAGGTCAAGGAATAGTTGAGACTGAAAGCTTTGTTTCTAACACACAGCAAGAAATGGCTGTGCCTAAAGAGCTTGCTACAGAAATACACCAGGAAACAGTTGAACCTGAACACTTttctcataaaatatataaagaaattgcCATGTCTAAAGACCCCTCTCATAAAACAACCCAAGAAACATCTGTTCCTGATAAATATCCCCCAGAAATGTACCAAGAAACACCTGGGTCTGAAGAATATTCACTTGAAATATACCAAGAAACACCAGGACCTGAAGCCTATGCACCTGAAATTTACCAAGAAACACCTGGGCCTGAAGACCTCTCTACTAAGACATATAAAGACAAAGATGTTCCTAAAGAATGCTTTCCCAAACTATACCAGGAAATAGGTGGACCCCAAGACCAGGATTCTAAAGCACACCAGGAAGATGCTAAGGATGTTTATACTTTTCCTCAAG aaatgaaggaaaatcccaaagcagaagaaccagagataatAGAAATTCCAAATGTGCCTCAAGAAAGTAACCCAGAAAATGACATCtacagttatgttttattttaa